TATCACATGTTGAGTGAACATGTGGTCTATACGCCGCCGGTGATTAAAGAACAAAACCAACCAACACGCGCAATGACCGTTGAAGCCGCAATCCAATTTGCGAAACAGCACGGCTTTAGGGTAACTGCTTGAGGGAGGTCAAATTCTGAGGTTTACCCACCTTTATTTAAGTTGGCCTTTTTTCAATTAATTAGGTTGACTGCTAATATCTGTTTTTTTCAAACTTAAAATCTAGAGCGCAAACCGATATTACTGAACACCGCAAGAGAATAAAAACGAACACGAATTTTATCACCAATATCAGGCATTACGCAAGTATATTTATTCAACATGAGCAGAAGAAGACGATAAACTCGATGCTAAGTAATCATGACAACTAAAGACTGTAAATATAAAATAAATTAATTGTTATTTAAAGCATATTATGTATTCACGGCATTCATTTGAACGCCGTGGTTTTTACTATAAACCAGACTTAATTGTCCAGTTTGAACCTGCTTTTTCTAAAATAAGAGAGTACTGTGAATATTGGGTCATATCGGTTTCACTATCGAGGAACTTGACGGTCGCGTCAACTCGAATGTTGTCGCCTTGACGATGGAAGGTGGGATTGACCAGTTCCGCAAAACGGTAGTCTTTATTTAGTGGTTTTGTCCCTCCATCGACATAATATTTCAGTTCATTGGTGGTGCCGCTAGGATAAAGGGTGAAGAAAGTCGTTAGAAATTTAGTGATGCTACTGGTGGTTTCGGCATCAATTGAACTATCTGTTTGAAGCTGTTTTTCTGTTGCTTTGGCCTTAGACGGAGCTGCCGCAATCGTTGGATTAGTCACAATCACCATGTCACCATCTTTATTTTTCATAACATTCAATGAGTAGGTGGACTCGATTGCTTTTGCGGCGTCTTCTTTTTGACTGTTTTTGATCTGCTGATTAACGGTGAATAAGACTTCATTGACTTGATTCTTTTTAGCCTCAACTTTCCAAATTCGAATATCAGACACAGTGGAAGTTGTCGGAATATCTGAACGCAAAGCATCGGCATTCAGGGTCACCAATCCATTTAACATAAATTTACTAAGATCTTTTTGTCGGTTTTCTAATTTTTCCTGGTTAGGTTCCCATGTGTAATAGACTTTGGCAAAGTCGGTGATGAATGCTTCAATCGCGTTGGTATCAGTCAACTTAACTTTCACTACTTCACGTTCATGGACTGTGTGTTTATTGATGGCAGTGAAATTCTTGTACACGCCAAAACTCACACTAGCGATCAAGATCAACCAACAGAACCAAGTAGTTTTTCGCCGGATGCCAACGCGAGGTTGTTTTAACTTGCGGGTTTTTTTTTCTTTCATCGGTTTTGGTTGGCGCTTTGGTGGTCGTTGTCGTTTGACTTTTTTACGCGGCCGCTTGGGACGGGCTTTCTTATGTGAAGCGATCTGATGCTTGGCTGGACGTTCGTTGTATTCATACTGTAGATCGTGTTCACTTTCTCGATCATAGGATGACCGTGGTTCACGTTGTTGTTCAAAGTCGTGGGGTGGGTAACGCTCATCGCGATAATCATCTGGTGGTCGGCGATAGTTGCGTTCGTCCCGTTCCTGTATTCGCTGCGGTGGTCGATCCTCATAATCTTCATGATACTGTGGTCGCGGGCGTTCCGCATAGCGATGATCACGGGGATCTTCGTAGTCGTCGTACTCATAGTCGTAGTCTTCATAATCTTGACGGGCCATGGATTGTTCCTCCTTGTGGATCAGATTTACCATTTAAGTTTAGTGGCGAGATTAGCTACACTATTTTGTTGCAAGATGGCAAGGTGATTATTTTTTTGATAGTTGTGGTCCAGTTCATAACACTGATAAAATTTGGGATAGTCATTGCGAAAGCGGTCAAATAACTGGCGTAGACGGACTTGGGTGTAGCCGCGATAGTCTAGTTCACTATAAAGATCGTATTTGTCATCGTTGGTGAAAAATTCTTCGGCAAGGTGTAGTTCTCGATCTAAAATGTATTGGCGGTCTTCCTCACGAAACTTAGTATTGCCTAACCACTCTTTGACGTTTTGTTCATGTTCTAAAGCTAAACGGAACTCACGACGTTTACCAAATTCAAATTGCGGCAGTTCGGCGACAAAGTAATCAATCGCTTTGACTAGATCATTAACATTCGGTTCATGTTGTTCAAAAAACTTGATGCGTTCCCATTCGGCTGAAGCGTGATCGAGTTGTTTGTTACGTAATAAGCGATTATCGCCGTAATTCAAATCAATCCGACTTTCAACCAAAGTATGATCAATAGCGTTAGTTAACAGGTCCATCCAGTGGTCGTAGCTATAGCCGTTCTCACTTAAGGTCATGGATAATCACCTCATTTCTTGATGCGACCAGCACCAACAAGGTGTGCTTGCCAGTAGGCGGTATTTAAGTTAGCGTAGCCAAGGGGATCGCCAGCATTATACATGCGCATATTACCGACATAGATGCCAACGTGGGTAATGTAATCTGAAGTTGCGTAAGTGCCTTTGAAAAATACTAAGTCACCGGCCTTGGAGTTTTTGATACTGATATGTTGGGTCACATTATATTGCGCTTGGGCGGTACGCGGGAGCTTAATACCAGCCTTGGCGTAAGCCCAACTGGTTAACCCAGAACAATCAAAACCTGTGGTTGGCGTTGAGCCGCCAAAAACATAGGGCGTGCCTTGGTATTTAAGTGCTTCGGTCATTATGGCTTTGACCGTTTTATCACTGAAGTTAGCCACAGTCGGGCTAAGATATTGGCTGACTAAACTTACATAGAACATATTGCCATAAGCGTAGCGCCAACCTTCATCAGAAACTGGATTGGTGTAAGTGACTTTTTTGCCGCCGGCCTTTTCTTTAGCGAAATCACTGGCTATTTGTAGCGAATATTTCTTACCATGCGTAGCCACATAATTAATAAAAGCGCCACCGAAGTTGTAACTTTGAATAGCTGTATTTAAATCAGTTTTGGTTGTTTTCATGGATTTGATTAAACTAGCAAAGTATTTCACGCCTTGTTTGATCGAAGCATCCGGCGATAAACTACTGGGAGCTTGGCCCAGTGATTCACTAGACTGCATGACATCGCTACCTTTACCGCCAGATTCAACTTGCATAATCGCGAGAATCACGGTTACTTGATCAGGAATACCAAACTCCTTGCAATATTTTTCAACGGTACTTTTGTACTTGAGTACTTCTGCGGAAAGGTTCATCGAATCAACCACTAACTCAGTAGAATCGCTACTATCATCGTCATCAGCTGTCATTGCCACTGAAAAGAACAACAAGCTAATGAGTATGATCGGCAAAACGGCTAGGCCTAACCATTTCTTATTCATCATGTTTTTGCCTTGGCTTGACCAGCAATTTACGGTGCATGGTTGTTTTATTGACAACGAGATTCAGTGGCTTGTCAGTTGTCGGTTTGAATTGCCGTTTCTCACCAGTTTTGGGTGCAGTCGTGAATGATTGTTTGGGCCGTGATGTTGGCTTTTCTATTGGTGTTTTAGTATGTGGTAGTTTAGTGGTACTGGGATCGCGTGGCTTTGGTTGCGTGACTGGAGAAACTGCCGACTTTTTCTTGATCGGATCAGAATTAGACGGTTGCCGTGGATTCTTTGGCGGATCAACCACTAATTTACGCCGTTGCATTTCTTCCCGACGTTTTTTAGCGGCCAGTTCGCGTTCTGATTGATTGTCTTGACGCTGATTTTTCAACCCATTTTTGAAATCACCAATACCTTTTTTAGCCGTTTCTTTACCTTGATGTAACCCATATTTTGTATTGGTTGGCAGATCCTTTAACTGTTCTTTGGTGTGTTTCGCAGTTGCGGCCATTTTCTTTTTGGTATCTAATGCAGCACCCACTTTTTTACCAGCACGGGTCATCTTGCTAGTGGTGGCATCGCGTTTATTGGGCTGTGGTCGTTTTGAATTACCTTTACCGGTTGCATCAGTACCAGTTTCAGTCTGCGGCTGTGGACGTGGTTTTAAACCGCGTGCGAGCATACCACCCATTGCGGCGTTGCCCATGACCTGCCGGATCAAACGGCTACTACTGCGGCGCAAGCGACTAGCACCAGCTTGGGAGTCAGAACTTTTAAGCTGCATCATGCCCATTAAATCGCCGAGCTTCATCCAGATGCCGGCAAAGATGACGATTTGGAGAAAGGCGACCAGAAAGAATGGGGTGGTGGTCGATAGCCCATAGATCATGGTGGAAAGGCAGAACGTCAATGTTAGGACAATAGTGACGCCAGCACGCATCATGATCGTATTGAATAGCCGCAAAACAGCCGTTTTCATTAAGCCGTTAAATCCTGGGATCATGGCTAAGAGACAACTGATCGGTAAGAAAATGGCGTAAATAATAAAGAGGATTTGACTAAATAACATCATCGCTGTGAGAAAGAAGACAAAAATGGTGATTGCGATATCGAAGATACACACAAAGGTGGTCACACCTAAACGTTGAATCGTTTTGACCGCTGATAGATTGTCGTTTTCTTTATCTTCAATTTCAGCCTTGACGATCTCTGTTCGATCTTTACCTTTGTTCTTGAACGGATCAGTTTTGACCAGTTTGTTGACGCGATCCTCGCCAACCTCCTTGAGATTAGAATCGCCAAACTGTAATAACGTCCACGGCTGTTTGACTTGAATGTTGAATAACGTTTCACGAATCGCATCAACCCCGTTTTTTGAGGTGGACTGTTTATTTTGCATGATCATTTTAGAACCAGTGTTTAAAGCTGAGGTACTCATATCGGCGGAAAATTGGTTGATCTTGCCAATATAGTCGGGTGAGTAGGCAATGAAGCTTGCCGACAGAATAAAAATCACGATAAAATTGGCTACCGCTGAGATGGCTTTGGAGGATTCACGTTTGATCAGGCCAGTATAGGCGACATACACGCCAAGCACTAATATCAGCAACAAAAGCATACCGGGATAAAAGCCGTCAGCGCTAAAGCCGTTTTTAGAAACCCCGGCGAGTAGTTGCATGTTTTTACCAATGGCATCGGTGGTATCTTTGATGAAATCTAGTGAGTAAGCTTGTTGAATCAGGTAACCCGTGGCGTAGGAGAGGTAGACGGAGATCAGCCACAGAAAATTGGTGATAGCATAAATAGCGTACATGACCGACTTGCCAATGCCGTCACCCCAGTTCCATGGCAACCAATCCCATGATGAATCGACGAAATAATCTAGTTGATAGTTATTGACTGGATATTTGGAAAATTCGTGTTTATTATTGACGGTTTCATCGACTAGGCCTGCTGCGTGGACACTTTGGAGAGAAGTAGCACTCACTAGCACCACGACTAGCACAAAGCCGATCAGTAATAAAAGTCGTTTTTTACGTACCGACATTTACTCACCTCCAGTTATCTGCGCTGGTGGGCGAGTGTCGAAGGCCTTGTATAGATGTTCAAAGATATAATCAAAGTGTAGGACACCGACGTGGCCCCAAATATCTTGAAATAAGCATTCACCATTATCCAGTGAACGTAGGCGGTGTTGATTACTTTCATCTTCGGCATCAAGCCCAAAGAAAGTGAGGGTGTTTTTGATTTCATTAATATCGGTCGAACGAAAGGCAAATTTCATACCGATATTATTTTTCATCTTTTCGTCTAGAAGATCATTAGCGTTTTGCGTGACTAGATAAACCCCAGCATTCATTGAACGGCCTTCACGGATCAACTTCATAGAAAGAGCTTTACCTTGCGCTACATTCAAAAATGCCCAAGCTTCATCGAGATCGACAATTTTAAATTGCGAACGATCGGCATGGATAAAGTCGATGGCGAAAGTCGAGATGATCATCAACATGGCGACGGATAACATTTCCGCGGTGATGTATTCATCTTGCGTTTTGTCCGCATCAGGCAGGACCAAATCGGCAATTTGAATGATATTGATTTTGCGGTCCAAGGCGATCGAACGGCGAGTGGAGCCATCTGAAAAGAGTAAGGCGGCAAAATCATAATCGGTGAACGATTCAATATGATCAGCGATATTGTTGGCAATCGGGGTCCCTTCGCGGCGCAGTTCAGTGATCACTTTCAATAATCCGGGTTGCGGATCAAGGGTGACGTTGCGAATCGCTTTACGTAAAGTCGGAAACCGTTCGGCATCACGACTAGAGATTCCCGTTAAAAAGGTGAGTGTATCGACCGCCAGACTTTCAGAATCTTTTGGATTACTGAGAATGATATAAGGATCAAGTAAACCGCGATTCGCTTCTTCGCTGGTCAGGTTAACGATGTTAATATCGTCTTGCATGAAGTCTAAATTTTTCGCCCAATCAGTTCGTTCCGATTTTGGATCAAGTATCAAAGCTTGTGCGCCATAGAGTACGGCGTAGTAAACGAGTAAGTTATTAGAAAATGATTTACCACCGCCAAGTGAACCAAGGAAAGCGGCCGAAAGAGCATTGGTCACTGTTCCCTTTAAGCCTTGCGCGGCTAAGTCAGGTTTGATGAAAACATTGCGGCCGGTATCCACGTTGTAGCCCACATAAATTCCTTCGCGTTCTCCTAAAGCTTGAGTAGCACCAAAGCCTAATGAGGCAATGAAATCACTAGTCACGTATTGAATGTAGTCATTCATGTAGCGCTTTGAAGCGGGCATGAACTCGCTGTGTAGCCCCAGCATATCGCCGAACGGGCGAACCAATTTAATATTCAATGAATCATAGAAATCGAGGACTTGATCAGCGCGCTTTTTCATTTCATCGTAGCTTTTTCCACTGACGCGAATGACATAGGAAATTTTGTACATCGCGTCTTTAGTTTGATCAAGCTCAGCCTCCAAGTCGTCAACGGAATCAAGGGCATCGGCGACACCGCGAGTGGTTTCGTTATTAGATTCATAGGCGTGGTTATCTAAATCTTTCAATTCTTTCTTTTTGTTACGCACCTTAGTTAGTGCCTTTTTGTTAGTCACAATTTCCACATTCAGTGAGGTATCAATGGGAAAATCGAATTGTTGTTGCTGGAAGTAGAAAATCTCACTACCGGGAAAATCTAATTCACCAACAATATCGGATAAGGCCATATAGGTGACATAGGATTCGGTGAAACCGTGGGTGATGATCAAGTAACGCTGCTTTTGTTCAATCAACGAACGCGTTGGCTTGATCAAGTCATATTTTTTGATTACCGTATCTTGTTCATTTTTTTGTCGTGGCAGGTGGTATTGGTAGTCTTCATAATCTTGCCCTGACATACCGTAAAGATGTTCTAACAAGTAACCAAAGTCATCTTTAATCAACGGTCGAATTTTAAACCGGCGACTGACTTTATCGGCAAGGAAGCGGGCGACTTTACGAAAACGATCAACTTCGCTGTTGTTCATGACCATGAAGTCACCGGTGTATTTTTCATTGAATTCATGAAGAAAATCCTGAATGCCAAGCATGATATCATGCCAAACGCCTTTAGCGGATAACTCGCGGTCGTTTAACAGCAGTTTAAAACCAATAAAAAAACGATAATCAACTTGATTATCGCCAATATTGTCGATCAACGCGGCGGCTTGACCGTCAATATGCGTATCGGCAATACTTTTTAAATTTCCTTTGACCGTGGCTTTGGAACGGCGCATCGTGTCTTTGATACTGGATTCGGTGGCAAGTTGTAAGAGATGCAGTTTACCGTCACGGTTTTGTGAGATCAACTGACGGAAATTTTCGTGGACTTCCGCTTTTTGATCAGGTGAGAGAAAAGAGTAATTATAGGGGACGAGTTCGTAATAGGCGAAGCATTCGCCATCACGATTAAACACTAAATTGTCTTCGATATATTTTATGGGAAACTTCACTGGTTGAACCTCCTTACGTGGGTGATGTGGTCAAGGGCATGGGCTTTAACGGGTTTGACTGGCCGTCCGGAAAACGTGATCTTCTGGGCGGTAAAATAAGTGATCACCGAGCGAAGAAAACCTAGTGGCCGTTTGTTATCAAAAGTCTTTTGACTCATGAACCAAGTAATGGCTGCTGGAATACCGAGATATTTTAGGAACGCGCCATCAATAAAACTTAGTGGTGGTACATCGCCCAGCAACATGACCAAAAATAGCGCAACGATGAACCAAGTCATTTGCGTGAACGTGACGGGGAATGGTAGATTAACATCATTGATCGCGTAGAGCACTTTTTCCACTGACCAAATGCTGGTGTAACTACGAATCTTTTTCATAAGTGACCTCCTTTCATTGGGGTAAAGAGGACTGATCCATTTGCTAGACCAGTCCCCGGGAAGAATCTTAGTTTGCGTATTCATAAATAGCGCTGTTGGTAACCAAGTAATTACCTTCAATTTCTATATCGCGACCCAGTGCTTCAAAGTCGAGGTAAGCGATGACTTGATCTGGAAGGTCACCGAAAATTGCACCAGATTCCACAGCATCTTGAGCTAGCTCGGCCATATCTGAAACACCCTTATAGATAACGATATCCTCAGCGTTTTCAGCTAGTTCTTCAATATCACGGAACCATTCGCCAATCAAGGCACTAACGTCAGCACCAAAATCATATTCTTCAAGCCGTTCTAAAGCAGCATACTTACGATTGATCTCGTCTATTGAATCAAAGCGATCAATTTCAAAAGGTGCTTCGTAATCATGGATCGCGTACTCTTCACTGTCATTTTTCAATTCCAGCTGTTCGGCAATGGCATCAGGGTATAACGGTGGGGTGAACCATTTACCTGTGGTCTTGCCTTGATTGTAATAACCTAAGTTGACGATAAAAACGCGTACCGTTTCCATTTAGCTACCTCTTTTCTTGCAGTAATTAGGCACCAACAACACGATTGAATAAGTTCAATAGCACATCTTTAACGCCGGCGGTATTAAATACCAGCCCCACAGCGATCAATGCAATGATCAGAAAGCCGATCAGTTTAGAAAATTCACGTTTAAAGCCTAAGAAAACACCGATCACGGCAATTGCCATCAGCACTAAAGACTGGGCGTTGCTAGTGAACCAGTTGAAGAGATTTTGTCCGAAGTTCATAGAAGTTCATCCTTTCATTTAGAAAATATAGTCAGATTAAGATTGTTATGAATAACTCCATTATGGATTGCACGTTTTTTGACAGGGTAACGCACGACCATTCTTAGATGATTTATTTATGTTGATCACTCAATAGTTGAAACCGCGATACAATAGCTTTGATAATCGGTACCGTCACACTATTACCGGCTTGCTTATAAAGTTGTGCGTCAGATAGGCCAGAGTCCTTGGCTTTATAAAATACTTCATCAGGAAAACCTTGTAGGCGCCAGTATTCAAGTGGCGTTAAACGACGGATACGTAATGCTTGATCAACAACTGCTTCACTGCCATCAGTTAGTAAAGTGTGCGCTTTTTTATGAGCAACGCGGCCACGTCGAGTTTGACTAGTGGGATAGGTTAGACTGATGCCATCACCACTATGCGCATTAGTGTAACCACGATGAGTGGCATCTGATACCTTGAGTGATTTTTGTGTTGGTGTGATGATCTTTGTTCTAATGCCAGAGGTTGCAACCAGAGTTGGTGCGATACCATCAGGGTCATAAACGCGTTCATATTGATGCGTCACAGTTGGATTGACTTGAGCTAGTCCTTTAGTAGTCGTTGTTCCATTGTCTGGGATAGGAAATACTTGTCGCTGACGTTTTGTTCTAAGATGTCCGACAATGAATAAACGCTCGCGGTGTTGGGGAACGAGGGCGGCAGAATCGAGAACTGACCATTCAACGTCATACCCCAATTGGTCCAATTCAATTTGCACTCTAAGGAAGTCAAGTCCGCCGTTAATACTAAGAAGGTTTTTAACGTTCTCAATAAATAGAATTGTGGGTCGGCGATTATCGGGTAGCTGCTTAATAAGGTTTGTAACTGTGAAGAACAGACTTGAACGATGGCCTGTGGTGAATCCTCGCAATTTTCCAGCAAGGCTGATGTCTTGGCATGGAAATCCGAAGCACCAAATATCTGCGGTTGGAAGTTCAGTAATTCTAACTGTTGTGATGTCATGGGCAGTCCATTCTCCTTTGATATCAAAAATTGCTTCGTAGCTTTTACGCGAAAATTTATCTATTTCGCAATAGCCAACACAAGTGTGCCCGGCTTGTTCCATCCCAAGCCTAAAACCACCAATGCCAGAAAATAGGTCTAAAAATTTCATGATGATACCTCAAAATTCAAAAATATTTGCGGGAAGATTTAATGGTTAGTAGCGGCCAACCGGTTTTAGCCGAGACCTGATAGAGCAATTGCAATAACTCTTCGCTTTTAATTGGATTACCGTACACGTCTAAAATCGGCGCCGGCCAATGCACAGAAAAACGCCAATCAATATAGCTGGTTGGCGTTAGATACTTATCTAGTTCATGTAATTGTAGAAAATTGGGATCTTCGATAACACCGACCAATTGTAATCGGTAGTAATAAACATTGAAAATATAGTCTTTGATTCCAGCGGGAAAGGTGGCAAGTGGCTTATTCAGTTCCTTGGTCGTTTTCAAAATAATCACCTCCAACTTCACTAATACCAAGGGTTTGTTGTTCAAGTATCGTTTGATGCTTTTGCTTTAATTCGGTGTTCTTGATTATAGCCATCGTGCTGTTATTACCGTTATAGCCGTCAATGTTCAGCAGAACTTTAAGGGTTGGAGCAACTTGCTTTTTTATCCAAGCGCGAGTGCGGCGAAGATCAAAGGGCTCGGGATCAAGGGTCAGTCGTAGTGGCTGCCTACCTTTGCCACAAAAAACTGTCCAGGTTGGATTAAGCGGCCATTTAGCCCGATCTTTATTTTTGCCTCGATTAACAAAACGAATATAGCGAGTAATAATGCCAAAAGCAGTTCGCTCAACATCACGATAGGCAAGTAAATCTTCAATAGCTATCTTGGCGCGATCATTTTTCAAACGTATTTCAAAGCGGTTTTTGATTCCGACCGTTTGATAGTCAGTACCAAACTTATGTTGTTGTTCCGCTTCTTTTTCATAGATACAGAAGTAAATATCACTTTTCATCGAACCAACGTATAAACTCGCACCATGATCTTCGGCTTGTTCATCAGTCATGGCACCAGATTTTAGGCCTTCAAATCGACGCATTACCGAAATACATTCATTTTTCTCACATTTGGTAATGAGTTCAGGAATACTGAGGAGACCAGCGTGATCATTAATAGCTAAATCAATTCGTTTAAAAACGGCTTTAAGTTCTAAACACCTTCGAAAAAAGTCAAACCAAGTTTCATCATTAGCCAATAGGACTCCTTCAAACTCACGGCACCCTTGGCCTTTAAGTTCTAATAGTGTACCAATTTTTTCGGTTGGGGTAGAGGCCATCACTTGGATATTGCTAAAAACATAGCTAGTGGAATAACCATATAATCCCCAGTCATTGAATAGCATGAAATCCATTTTTAGATTGAGCACCTTTTCAATCAAGGTCTCCACATCATGAGTGGGGAAGCGAATACGCACATAATCAAAATTGAGTGTTAATTCTGGATCTTCACCCCAGTGAGCTAATACATAGTCAATTTGCATTTGTAAAGAACTACTTGGACTCCGCGTGCCGTTTTCTAAACGTTGGACGTGTCTCACTGTAATCCCGATGCGTCGAGCTAAAGTTGTTTGCGTGATATTCAGTTGCTTACGCTTAGTCCGTATTTGTTCACGCCAAATCGGCATTGAATCAACTCCTTTCTTTTCAAAATACAAAAAGGCGACCTTACACAAGCTGGTCGTCTTTAGGTAAAGCTATTAAGTTGTAGTTACGGCAACGTTTCTACGCTATTTTCGGCCGTGACGTATCAGTTTTCTACCCCCGTGTTACATACCGGGGGTTGATGCGGCCGGCTTGCGCCGACCGCCGCCTCCGCTCGCGCTTTTCGCGCTGCACAGCACGGCGGGGCGAATCAGTCTAAGGTTATTGTTATATCAAAAAAAGTGTTACAATTTTTACTATATATTATAAAATTAGGTGAGGCGAATGTTATGGCCGAGAAAAAAACATTATTCATTATAGGAAATGGTTTTGATTTAGCACTTGGTATGCAATCAACCTTCAAAGAATTTGGTATTTATCGCCGTAAACAGTTAGAAAATGTTAAACTTTCAGATTGGACAATAATTGATCTTGCTCTGGAGACCCATACCTATGGTGGATGGGGAAAACAAGAACAAAATGACAATTGGGATTGGTGGAACTTTGAAAAATTTTTAAAAGATTCCGTCCTTGATGTAATATATAATCAAGATTTTTTGGGATTAATTTCTGGTAGAGGTATTGAATCCAAAAAGGAAGACGAAGAGAAAATCATTTCGGCAATGGATGAAGTGGGCATTGTATTATCACGTGATGAATTTCTATTAAGAAATACGGATGGTCTGGATGCTGAGCTAGTTGTTAACCTTAATAAATTGTTGGCTATTACTCCTGACAACTTAGATCATGTGAGTAATGGTTATTTTTGGCAATTACTATTGTTGTATCGAGTGAATAAATTTTATACAGAAAAGTCATCTCGATTGGACCTTTTTAATCCGTATTTTTTGCATACTGGTGATGTTAAGACCTCACAGACTATAAAAATGGATAATATCAGTGATCCTGAAAAAGATCTGCAAATTCCCGGGATATTTCCTAGTTTTTA
This genomic window from Lactobacillus sp. CBA3606 contains:
- a CDS encoding bifunctional lytic transglycosylase/C40 family peptidase, encoding MNKKWLGLAVLPIILISLLFFSVAMTADDDDSSDSTELVVDSMNLSAEVLKYKSTVEKYCKEFGIPDQVTVILAIMQVESGGKGSDVMQSSESLGQAPSSLSPDASIKQGVKYFASLIKSMKTTKTDLNTAIQSYNFGGAFINYVATHGKKYSLQIASDFAKEKAGGKKVTYTNPVSDEGWRYAYGNMFYVSLVSQYLSPTVANFSDKTVKAIMTEALKYQGTPYVFGGSTPTTGFDCSGLTSWAYAKAGIKLPRTAQAQYNVTQHISIKNSKAGDLVFFKGTYATSDYITHVGIYVGNMRMYNAGDPLGYANLNTAYWQAHLVGAGRIKK
- a CDS encoding conjugal transfer protein, translated to MARQDYEDYDYEYDDYEDPRDHRYAERPRPQYHEDYEDRPPQRIQERDERNYRRPPDDYRDERYPPHDFEQQREPRSSYDRESEHDLQYEYNERPAKHQIASHKKARPKRPRKKVKRQRPPKRQPKPMKEKKTRKLKQPRVGIRRKTTWFCWLILIASVSFGVYKNFTAINKHTVHEREVVKVKLTDTNAIEAFITDFAKVYYTWEPNQEKLENRQKDLSKFMLNGLVTLNADALRSDIPTTSTVSDIRIWKVEAKKNQVNEVLFTVNQQIKNSQKEDAAKAIESTYSLNVMKNKDGDMVIVTNPTIAAAPSKAKATEKQLQTDSSIDAETTSSITKFLTTFFTLYPSGTTNELKYYVDGGTKPLNKDYRFAELVNPTFHRQGDNIRVDATVKFLDSETDMTQYSQYSLILEKAGSNWTIKSGL
- a CDS encoding conjugal transfer protein, whose translation is MKKIRSYTSIWSVEKVLYAINDVNLPFPVTFTQMTWFIVALFLVMLLGDVPPLSFIDGAFLKYLGIPAAITWFMSQKTFDNKRPLGFLRSVITYFTAQKITFSGRPVKPVKAHALDHITHVRRFNQ
- a CDS encoding CD3337/EF1877 family mobilome membrane protein, with the translated sequence MSVRKKRLLLLIGFVLVVVLVSATSLQSVHAAGLVDETVNNKHEFSKYPVNNYQLDYFVDSSWDWLPWNWGDGIGKSVMYAIYAITNFLWLISVYLSYATGYLIQQAYSLDFIKDTTDAIGKNMQLLAGVSKNGFSADGFYPGMLLLLILVLGVYVAYTGLIKRESSKAISAVANFIVIFILSASFIAYSPDYIGKINQFSADMSTSALNTGSKMIMQNKQSTSKNGVDAIRETLFNIQVKQPWTLLQFGDSNLKEVGEDRVNKLVKTDPFKNKGKDRTEIVKAEIEDKENDNLSAVKTIQRLGVTTFVCIFDIAITIFVFFLTAMMLFSQILFIIYAIFLPISCLLAMIPGFNGLMKTAVLRLFNTIMMRAGVTIVLTLTFCLSTMIYGLSTTTPFFLVAFLQIVIFAGIWMKLGDLMGMMQLKSSDSQAGASRLRRSSSRLIRQVMGNAAMGGMLARGLKPRPQPQTETGTDATGKGNSKRPQPNKRDATTSKMTRAGKKVGAALDTKKKMAATAKHTKEQLKDLPTNTKYGLHQGKETAKKGIGDFKNGLKNQRQDNQSERELAAKKRREEMQRRKLVVDPPKNPRQPSNSDPIKKKSAVSPVTQPKPRDPSTTKLPHTKTPIEKPTSRPKQSFTTAPKTGEKRQFKPTTDKPLNLVVNKTTMHRKLLVKPRQKHDE
- a CDS encoding ATP-binding protein, which produces MKFPIKYIEDNLVFNRDGECFAYYELVPYNYSFLSPDQKAEVHENFRQLISQNRDGKLHLLQLATESSIKDTMRRSKATVKGNLKSIADTHIDGQAAALIDNIGDNQVDYRFFIGFKLLLNDRELSAKGVWHDIMLGIQDFLHEFNEKYTGDFMVMNNSEVDRFRKVARFLADKVSRRFKIRPLIKDDFGYLLEHLYGMSGQDYEDYQYHLPRQKNEQDTVIKKYDLIKPTRSLIEQKQRYLIITHGFTESYVTYMALSDIVGELDFPGSEIFYFQQQQFDFPIDTSLNVEIVTNKKALTKVRNKKKELKDLDNHAYESNNETTRGVADALDSVDDLEAELDQTKDAMYKISYVIRVSGKSYDEMKKRADQVLDFYDSLNIKLVRPFGDMLGLHSEFMPASKRYMNDYIQYVTSDFIASLGFGATQALGEREGIYVGYNVDTGRNVFIKPDLAAQGLKGTVTNALSAAFLGSLGGGKSFSNNLLVYYAVLYGAQALILDPKSERTDWAKNLDFMQDDINIVNLTSEEANRGLLDPYIILSNPKDSESLAVDTLTFLTGISSRDAERFPTLRKAIRNVTLDPQPGLLKVITELRREGTPIANNIADHIESFTDYDFAALLFSDGSTRRSIALDRKINIIQIADLVLPDADKTQDEYITAEMLSVAMLMIISTFAIDFIHADRSQFKIVDLDEAWAFLNVAQGKALSMKLIREGRSMNAGVYLVTQNANDLLDEKMKNNIGMKFAFRSTDINEIKNTLTFFGLDAEDESNQHRLRSLDNGECLFQDIWGHVGVLHFDYIFEHLYKAFDTRPPAQITGGE
- a CDS encoding DNA cytosine methyltransferase, with the translated sequence MKFLDLFSGIGGFRLGMEQAGHTCVGYCEIDKFSRKSYEAIFDIKGEWTAHDITTVRITELPTADIWCFGFPCQDISLAGKLRGFTTGHRSSLFFTVTNLIKQLPDNRRPTILFIENVKNLLSINGGLDFLRVQIELDQLGYDVEWSVLDSAALVPQHRERLFIVGHLRTKRQRQVFPIPDNGTTTTKGLAQVNPTVTHQYERVYDPDGIAPTLVATSGIRTKIITPTQKSLKVSDATHRGYTNAHSGDGISLTYPTSQTRRGRVAHKKAHTLLTDGSEAVVDQALRIRRLTPLEYWRLQGFPDEVFYKAKDSGLSDAQLYKQAGNSVTVPIIKAIVSRFQLLSDQHK
- a CDS encoding antirestriction protein ArdA; translated protein: METVRVFIVNLGYYNQGKTTGKWFTPPLYPDAIAEQLELKNDSEEYAIHDYEAPFEIDRFDSIDEINRKYAALERLEEYDFGADVSALIGEWFRDIEELAENAEDIVIYKGVSDMAELAQDAVESGAIFGDLPDQVIAYLDFEALGRDIEIEGNYLVTNSAIYEYAN